From Deltaproteobacteria bacterium, one genomic window encodes:
- the purE gene encoding 5-(carboxyamino)imidazole ribonucleotide mutase has product MPQVAIFMGSKSDEATVRPCVEILDKLGVTSHFTITSAHRTPERTAALVRELEEDGVQVFICAAGLAAHLAGAVAAKTIRPVLGIPVTGSALGGWDALLATVQMPPGFPVGTLALDKVGARNAAWLAAQILALHDQELAQRIMDERRGMAAQVEEDAQSL; this is encoded by the coding sequence ATGCCACAAGTAGCAATCTTCATGGGCAGCAAATCCGATGAGGCAACAGTGCGGCCCTGTGTGGAAATCTTGGACAAACTGGGTGTCACCTCCCACTTCACCATCACTTCGGCCCACCGTACCCCGGAACGAACCGCCGCGCTGGTGCGCGAGTTGGAGGAGGATGGAGTACAGGTTTTCATTTGCGCGGCGGGTCTCGCCGCGCACCTGGCCGGAGCCGTGGCCGCCAAGACCATCCGCCCGGTCCTGGGTATTCCCGTGACCGGATCCGCTCTTGGCGGCTGGGATGCCCTGCTGGCCACGGTACAAATGCCCCCTGGATTTCCCGTGGGAACCTTGGCCCTGGACAAGGTCGGCGCCCGCAACGCCGCTTGGCTGGCCGCGCAAATCCTGGCCCTGCATGATCAGGAATTGGCCCAGCGAATCATGGATGAACGCCGTGGAA